One stretch of Rhizobium rhizoryzae DNA includes these proteins:
- the xdhC gene encoding xanthine dehydrogenase accessory protein XdhC: protein MTSLTTFLSRNPRVILVTVASAKGSTPREQGAFMLVSAAECFGTIGGGQLEFMAIDNARACLDGSGQTQMDVPLGPEIGQCCGGRTLLTFNHVTPQLAADLESRLAAESAANPGVMLFGAGHVGKALAAALTPLPLQVTVVETRAEELLGLPDTVTARHVAMPEALIKDLPAASAVIILTHDHALDFLIAKEALARNDLAYVGMIGSSTKRATFKSWLAKEAEGAISSEKLVLPIGGTTVRDKRPAVIAALVAAELLETYARRTTSRGL from the coding sequence ATGACCTCTCTCACCACCTTCCTCAGCCGTAACCCGCGCGTCATCCTCGTGACCGTTGCCAGCGCGAAGGGATCGACGCCGCGGGAACAGGGCGCGTTCATGCTGGTGTCTGCTGCGGAATGCTTTGGGACCATCGGTGGCGGGCAGCTGGAATTCATGGCAATCGACAATGCGCGCGCTTGTCTCGACGGCAGCGGCCAGACGCAGATGGACGTGCCTCTCGGACCGGAGATCGGCCAATGCTGCGGCGGGCGAACCCTGCTCACCTTCAATCACGTGACGCCGCAACTGGCAGCAGACCTTGAGTCACGCCTTGCCGCAGAGTCAGCAGCCAACCCCGGAGTCATGCTCTTCGGCGCGGGACATGTGGGAAAAGCACTGGCAGCAGCTCTCACGCCCCTGCCCTTGCAGGTGACGGTGGTGGAAACAAGAGCGGAAGAACTGCTCGGCCTGCCGGACACAGTGACCGCGCGGCATGTGGCCATGCCGGAAGCCCTGATAAAAGATCTACCAGCAGCCAGCGCCGTGATCATCCTCACCCATGATCACGCGCTGGATTTCCTCATCGCGAAGGAAGCCCTTGCCCGCAATGATCTGGCCTATGTTGGCATGATCGGCTCATCCACCAAGAGGGCGACCTTCAAGAGCTGGCTGGCGAAGGAAGCGGAGGGCGCAATCTCCAGCGAGAAGCTGGTTCTTCCCATCGGCGGCACGACGGTCCGCGACAAGCGCCCGGCGGTGATTGCGGCGCTGGTGGCTGCGGAACTGCTGGAGACCTATGCGCGCCGTACCACCAGCCGCGGCCTATAA
- the puuD gene encoding urate hydroxylase PuuD, whose protein sequence is MYEYAIAWEWLSFAVRWLHVITAIAWIGSSFYFIALDLGLVKRPHLPPGAYGEEWQVHGGGFYHIQKYLVAPAQMPEHLTWFKWESYVTWLSGFALLCVVYYGGADLFLINHDVLPLSSWQAILLSLASLSIGWIIYDQLCKSPIGENTWGLMAILYVVLVAMAWGYTQIFTGRAAFLHLGAFTATIMSANVFFIIIPNQKIVVADLIAGRTPDPKYGRIAKQRSLHNNYLTLPVIFFMLSNHYPLAFGTQFSWVIAALVFLMGVTIRHWFNTTHARKGKPTWTWLVTVLLFILIMWLSTVPKVLTGEKQAAVLSPMQQQFVADAHFGKAKEIVQGRCSMCHAAEPVWEGIRFAPKDVKFETDAEIARHAHEIYIQAGRSHAMPPGNITEISPDERKLLTAWYESAVKGAGATQ, encoded by the coding sequence ATGTATGAATATGCCATAGCCTGGGAATGGCTGAGCTTCGCCGTGCGCTGGCTGCACGTGATCACTGCAATCGCATGGATCGGCTCGTCCTTCTATTTCATCGCGCTGGATCTGGGGCTGGTGAAGCGCCCTCACCTGCCGCCGGGTGCCTATGGCGAAGAATGGCAGGTGCATGGCGGCGGCTTCTATCACATCCAGAAATATCTGGTCGCGCCCGCGCAGATGCCGGAGCACCTGACCTGGTTCAAATGGGAAAGCTATGTCACCTGGCTTTCCGGTTTCGCGCTGCTCTGCGTGGTCTATTATGGCGGCGCCGATCTCTTCCTCATCAATCACGATGTGCTGCCGCTGAGCTCCTGGCAGGCCATTCTGCTGTCGCTGGCCTCGCTCTCCATCGGCTGGATCATCTACGATCAGCTTTGCAAGTCCCCCATCGGCGAGAATACCTGGGGCCTGATGGCGATCCTCTACGTGGTGCTGGTCGCCATGGCCTGGGGCTATACGCAGATCTTTACCGGTCGCGCTGCCTTCCTGCATCTTGGTGCCTTCACCGCCACCATCATGTCCGCCAACGTCTTCTTCATCATCATCCCGAACCAGAAGATCGTGGTGGCGGATCTGATCGCAGGCCGCACACCAGACCCGAAATATGGCCGCATTGCCAAGCAGCGTTCCCTGCACAACAATTATCTCACGCTGCCTGTCATCTTCTTCATGCTGTCGAACCACTATCCGCTGGCGTTTGGCACCCAGTTCAGCTGGGTTATCGCAGCACTTGTCTTCCTGATGGGCGTTACCATCCGCCACTGGTTCAACACCACGCACGCCCGCAAGGGAAAGCCCACCTGGACATGGCTCGTGACCGTGCTGTTGTTCATCCTCATCATGTGGCTCTCCACCGTGCCGAAAGTGCTGACGGGAGAAAAGCAGGCGGCCGTACTTTCACCCATGCAGCAGCAATTCGTGGCCGATGCGCATTTCGGTAAGGCGAAGGAAATCGTCCAAGGTCGCTGTTCCATGTGCCATGCGGCAGAACCGGTCTGGGAAGGCATTCGCTTTGCGCCCAAGGATGTGAAGTTCGAAACCGATGCCGAGATCGCCCGTCATGCGCATGAGATCTACATTCAGGCAGGCCGCAGCCATGCCATGCCGCCGGGCAATATCACCGAAATTTCGCCGGATGAGCGCAAGCTTCTGACGGCCTGGTATGAAAGCGCCGTCAAGGGTGCCGGAGCGACACAATAA
- the uraD gene encoding 2-oxo-4-hydroxy-4-carboxy-5-ureidoimidazoline decarboxylase has protein sequence MMTREDFVDRFGGVFEHSPFIAERAYDDDLVRGEALNAQRVHAALVAVFRVASEEERLGVLRAHPDLAGRLAIAGELTEDSRKEQAGAGLDRLSPEEHARFTELNDAYTQKFGFPFIIAVKGLNRHDILSAFETRVNNSRDEEFLTACGQVERIALLRLESMLPSA, from the coding sequence ATCATGACACGGGAAGACTTTGTCGACCGCTTTGGCGGCGTTTTCGAACATTCGCCCTTTATTGCAGAACGCGCCTATGACGACGATCTGGTGCGCGGTGAGGCACTCAATGCCCAGCGGGTTCATGCAGCGCTGGTGGCGGTCTTTCGCGTAGCATCCGAGGAAGAGCGGCTAGGCGTGCTGCGCGCGCACCCGGATCTCGCGGGCAGGCTTGCGATTGCGGGGGAACTCACCGAAGACAGTCGGAAGGAGCAGGCAGGCGCAGGGCTGGATCGCCTTTCGCCGGAAGAGCATGCCCGATTCACCGAGTTGAACGATGCATATACGCAGAAATTCGGTTTCCCCTTCATCATTGCGGTCAAGGGGTTGAACAGGCACGATATCCTGTCCGCTTTCGAGACGCGGGTGAATAACAGCAGGGACGAAGAGTTTTTGACCGCATGCGGGCAGGTGGAGCGTATCGCACTCCTGCGCCTTGAAAGCATGCTGCCTTCCGCATGA
- a CDS encoding metallophosphoesterase family protein produces MRFAAIADIHGNCAALEAVLTDIGQQGIPTNAIVNLGDCLSGPLDAGKTADLLLSLDLPTVRGNHDRYLVEQAVSDMGHSDAAAFAQLTAEHLDWLRSLPASLVWKNEVLLCHATPQADDVYWLQTVSRDGYVHQKARTDIEALAEGISQSLILCGHTHMPRAVMLSDGRLIVNPGSVGCPAYSDAEPVQHRVETGSPLASYAICERRDGLWNITFRLVPYDHHRQAAIAEANGRPEWAAALATGWLS; encoded by the coding sequence ATGCGCTTTGCCGCCATCGCCGACATCCACGGGAACTGTGCGGCGCTGGAGGCGGTGCTGACCGATATCGGTCAGCAAGGCATTCCCACGAACGCCATCGTCAATCTCGGTGATTGTCTTTCAGGGCCGCTCGATGCCGGAAAGACCGCTGACCTTCTGCTCTCCCTTGATCTACCGACGGTCCGCGGCAATCATGATCGGTACCTGGTCGAGCAGGCAGTCAGTGACATGGGGCATTCTGATGCGGCAGCATTTGCGCAATTGACGGCCGAACATCTGGATTGGCTGCGCAGTCTGCCGGCATCGCTGGTGTGGAAGAACGAAGTCTTACTCTGCCATGCCACACCGCAGGCGGATGATGTCTATTGGCTCCAGACCGTCAGTAGAGATGGGTACGTTCATCAAAAAGCGCGTACGGATATCGAGGCCTTGGCTGAGGGTATTTCCCAGTCGCTGATCCTGTGTGGTCATACGCACATGCCGCGCGCCGTAATGCTTTCTGACGGACGGCTGATCGTCAATCCAGGCAGCGTCGGCTGTCCCGCCTACTCCGACGCGGAGCCAGTGCAGCATCGGGTGGAAACCGGTTCACCACTTGCCTCCTACGCAATCTGCGAGCGGCGTGACGGTCTATGGAATATTACGTTCCGGCTTGTGCCGTATGATCATCATCGACAGGCCGCGATTGCTGAGGCCAACGGTCGTCCGGAATGGGCGGCGGCACTCGCCACCGGTTGGCTTTCGTGA
- a CDS encoding HepT-like ribonuclease domain-containing protein translates to MSFDRGRLLDHIEQMEEAAENAIAFVSNSEKIDVIRDIKTQMAVSMALVILGESVAKVLRLNPHIGDDHPEIPWMKIKAMRNLVAHDYFELEFEVVWKTVREDLPQLLAQLRALRHIHAQGE, encoded by the coding sequence ATGAGTTTCGACCGCGGCAGGTTGCTTGATCACATCGAACAGATGGAAGAAGCCGCTGAAAACGCAATTGCGTTCGTCTCAAATTCTGAAAAGATCGACGTCATTCGCGATATCAAGACACAGATGGCAGTCTCTATGGCTCTGGTGATCCTGGGAGAAAGTGTTGCCAAGGTCCTGAGATTAAATCCGCATATCGGCGATGATCATCCTGAAATTCCGTGGATGAAGATAAAGGCCATGCGTAACCTCGTCGCGCACGACTATTTCGAATTGGAGTTCGAGGTCGTCTGGAAGACAGTACGCGAAGACTTGCCGCAACTCCTTGCCCAGCTTCGGGCTCTGCGCCATATCCATGCCCAAGGTGAATAA
- a CDS encoding LysR substrate-binding domain-containing protein, whose protein sequence is MKMSRKLPLNGLRAFEAVARLKSFTKAGEELGMTQTAVSYQIKLLEDHLDRAVFLREARSISLTATGELLIPKVTEAFSLLSDAIADAKQEAEGVLEIRSTPTFASHWLARHIGSFQLSHPGLAVRILRAEKPVDFRTENADVVIWRAEQQPADVEAHELFRLNYAPMLSPKLAETIGGVTTPMDLLKLPLIGGSNKWWGIWFRSNGIDIPLPGTITIDADGALDLEGSAAIAGHGVALLSPFLHGEELEAGRLIMPFDVFKKDDHSYWLIYPKNRRRMAKIQAFRDWLPKKLADDLRLLPMELSPNASILPPDIGNP, encoded by the coding sequence ATGAAAATGTCTCGGAAGCTCCCGCTCAACGGTCTTCGAGCCTTTGAAGCGGTGGCGCGTCTGAAGAGCTTCACAAAGGCGGGCGAAGAACTGGGCATGACCCAGACCGCCGTGAGCTACCAGATCAAACTGCTGGAAGATCATCTGGACCGCGCGGTTTTCCTGCGCGAGGCACGCAGCATCTCGCTGACTGCCACCGGTGAACTTCTGATCCCGAAAGTGACGGAAGCGTTTTCACTCCTGTCCGATGCAATCGCCGACGCAAAGCAAGAGGCAGAAGGCGTTCTGGAAATCCGGTCTACACCAACCTTTGCCTCCCATTGGCTGGCCCGCCATATCGGGTCGTTCCAGCTTTCACATCCCGGTCTTGCGGTTCGCATCCTGCGTGCAGAGAAACCGGTCGATTTTAGAACTGAAAATGCCGACGTCGTCATCTGGAGAGCTGAGCAGCAGCCAGCGGATGTGGAAGCGCACGAGCTGTTCCGACTGAACTATGCGCCCATGCTGAGCCCGAAGCTGGCCGAAACAATCGGTGGCGTGACAACGCCGATGGATCTGCTGAAACTGCCGCTGATTGGTGGGAGCAATAAATGGTGGGGAATCTGGTTTCGATCGAACGGGATAGACATTCCCCTACCCGGCACTATTACGATCGATGCGGACGGCGCACTCGATCTGGAAGGCAGTGCCGCAATCGCCGGTCACGGCGTGGCCTTGTTAAGCCCGTTTCTTCATGGCGAGGAACTGGAAGCCGGACGCCTGATCATGCCCTTTGACGTGTTCAAGAAGGACGACCACAGCTACTGGCTCATCTATCCCAAAAACCGTCGCAGAATGGCAAAGATCCAGGCCTTTCGAGACTGGTTGCCGAAGAAGCTGGCAGACGACCTGAGATTATTGCCGATGGAGCTTTCACCAAACGCGAGCATCCTGCCACCGGATATCGGCAACCCGTAG
- a CDS encoding alpha-hydroxy acid oxidase — protein MTAPLTIADLKSLARRRVPKMFFEYADSGSWTEGTYRANEDDFAAIKLRQRVMVDMTNRSLKSTMIGHDVAMPVALAPTGFTGMQHADGEMLAAKAAEEFGVPFTLSTMSICSIEDVASVTTKPFWFQLYVMRDRDFVQNLIDRAKRAGCSALVVTADLQILGQRHKDIHNGLSAPPKFTPKHVWQMATRPQWCLGMLGTKRRTFGNIVGHAKNVSDLSSLGSWTAEQFDPRLSWKDIEWIKQQWGGKLIIKGVLDEEDARAAADTGADAVIVSNHGGRQLDGAPSSISMLPKIVDAVGDRIEVHVDGGIRSGQDILKAVALGARGTYIGRPFLYGLGAMGKEGVDLALSILRKELDVTMALCGKRDIQTVDRSILAHNPY, from the coding sequence ATGACTGCCCCGCTGACGATTGCCGACCTGAAGTCGCTTGCCCGCCGCCGCGTTCCGAAAATGTTCTTTGAATACGCGGATAGCGGCTCCTGGACGGAAGGCACCTATCGGGCGAACGAAGACGACTTCGCAGCCATCAAACTGCGCCAGCGCGTCATGGTCGACATGACCAACCGGTCGCTGAAGAGCACCATGATCGGTCATGACGTCGCCATGCCGGTTGCTCTGGCCCCGACCGGCTTCACCGGCATGCAGCACGCGGATGGCGAAATGCTGGCAGCAAAGGCCGCTGAAGAATTCGGCGTTCCCTTCACGCTGTCCACCATGAGCATCTGCTCGATCGAGGATGTCGCGTCAGTCACAACAAAGCCGTTCTGGTTTCAGCTCTACGTGATGCGCGACCGCGATTTCGTCCAGAACCTGATTGATCGCGCAAAGCGTGCCGGCTGCTCGGCACTGGTGGTGACTGCCGACCTGCAGATTCTCGGTCAGCGCCACAAGGATATTCACAACGGCCTCTCAGCGCCGCCGAAGTTCACGCCCAAGCATGTGTGGCAGATGGCGACCCGCCCGCAATGGTGCCTCGGCATGCTGGGCACGAAACGCCGCACCTTCGGCAACATTGTCGGCCACGCGAAGAATGTATCGGACCTTTCGTCGCTCGGCTCCTGGACAGCAGAACAATTCGATCCGCGTCTTTCCTGGAAAGACATTGAATGGATCAAGCAGCAGTGGGGCGGCAAGCTCATCATCAAGGGTGTTCTGGATGAAGAAGACGCTCGCGCGGCAGCCGATACCGGGGCCGACGCGGTGATCGTTTCCAACCACGGCGGACGCCAGCTGGACGGCGCTCCCTCCTCCATCAGCATGCTGCCGAAGATCGTCGACGCCGTAGGAGACCGTATCGAAGTGCATGTCGATGGCGGTATTCGCTCTGGCCAGGATATCCTGAAGGCCGTCGCACTTGGTGCGCGCGGCACCTATATCGGCCGTCCCTTCCTCTATGGCCTCGGCGCCATGGGCAAGGAGGGTGTGGACCTGGCCCTGAGCATCCTACGCAAGGAACTGGATGTCACCATGGCGCTTTGCGGCAAGCGTGACATCCAGACTGTGGATCGCAGCATATTGGCTCACAATCCATATTAA
- a CDS encoding endonuclease domain-containing protein, with protein sequence MPHFEVPVRNRQNARRMRRALTEPELKFWNAVRAHRLMGLSFRRQMPIGGYIADFACAEHRLIIEIDGATHSLDKQIERDYHRDAALIALGWRVIRLTNDEVLNRMDDVCTHILKVIGIERFEEV encoded by the coding sequence ATGCCGCATTTCGAAGTCCCGGTTCGCAATCGTCAAAATGCGCGGCGCATGCGTCGCGCGTTGACGGAACCGGAACTGAAATTCTGGAATGCAGTGCGTGCGCACCGGCTGATGGGCTTAAGCTTTCGGCGGCAGATGCCGATTGGCGGCTACATCGCGGACTTCGCATGCGCCGAACACAGGCTGATTATCGAGATCGATGGAGCCACACATTCATTGGACAAGCAGATTGAGCGGGATTACCACCGGGACGCCGCGCTGATTGCACTCGGCTGGCGGGTCATCCGCTTAACCAATGATGAAGTGCTCAATCGAATGGACGATGTTTGCACGCATATACTTAAGGTTATCGGAATTGAACGCTTTGAAGAAGTATAG
- a CDS encoding nucleotidyltransferase family protein, producing the protein MRPSEVLEKNREAIRALVARHRLANPRIFGSVARGEDRDDSDLDILVDTLEDTTLFDLGGLQHELENLLQMRVDLATSKGLRPRVRDRVLAEAVAL; encoded by the coding sequence ATGCGCCCATCAGAAGTGCTGGAGAAAAACAGGGAGGCGATCCGGGCGCTCGTCGCGCGCCACCGGCTGGCGAACCCCCGCATATTCGGCTCTGTTGCGCGCGGTGAGGATCGCGACGACAGCGATCTGGATATTCTGGTCGATACACTGGAGGACACCACGCTTTTCGATCTTGGCGGTCTTCAGCACGAGTTGGAGAACTTGCTGCAAATGCGCGTTGATCTTGCAACCAGCAAGGGGCTTCGCCCGAGGGTCAGGGATCGCGTTCTGGCCGAGGCTGTTGCCTTATGA
- the uraH gene encoding hydroxyisourate hydrolase: MTGLTTHVLDTALGKPAEGLSIDLFHLEGETRRHLKSVVTNADGRVDGGPILIGETFRKGTYELLFHAGDYLRRSGAILAEPAFLDVIPIRFGIADESGHYHVPLLISPYGYSTYRGS; encoded by the coding sequence ATGACCGGATTGACCACCCATGTTCTCGATACAGCACTCGGTAAACCCGCTGAAGGTCTGTCAATCGATCTCTTTCACCTGGAGGGCGAGACACGCCGGCATTTGAAGTCTGTGGTGACCAACGCCGATGGGCGGGTGGATGGCGGGCCGATCCTGATCGGCGAGACGTTCCGCAAGGGAACGTATGAACTCCTATTCCATGCCGGTGACTATCTGCGCCGGTCCGGAGCCATCCTTGCCGAGCCCGCATTTCTGGATGTCATTCCCATACGCTTCGGAATCGCGGACGAAAGCGGCCATTACCATGTGCCACTGCTGATCTCGCCCTACGGCTATTCAACCTATCGAGGCAGTTGA
- the guaD gene encoding guanine deaminase: MTSLLLRGRLLSFHRAPESLTDTASYLYEEDGGLLVQDGRIAKMGSYTQVKAAAPEGVEEVDHRPHLILPGLIDTHVHFPQMQVIASYAANLLEWLNTYTFPEECRFVESAHAARIATHFYDEFLRQGTTTAVAYCSVHKASADAFFSEATKRNMLMVGGKVMMDRHAPQGLLDTPQLGYDETRAVIEEWHGKGRNHVAITPRFAITSTPEQMSAAQALAKEFPDLHIQTHLSENHDEIRFTCELYPDATDYTDIYARYGLLGKKTLLGHAIHLSEREADVLSETGSVAVHCPTSNLFLGSGLFPLKAIRRREKPVRVGVATDIGGGSSYSMFKTMDEAYKIQQLLGERLNPLESFHLMTRGNAEALSLVDRIGTLDEGTDADLVVLNASATPAMRLRMETVNTLPEELFLLQTLGDDRSVVETYVAGKPMKPLD, encoded by the coding sequence ATGACCTCACTTCTTCTTCGCGGCCGCCTGCTCTCCTTCCATCGCGCACCGGAAAGCCTGACCGACACTGCAAGCTATCTATATGAAGAGGATGGCGGTCTGCTGGTGCAGGACGGGCGCATCGCGAAGATGGGCAGCTATACGCAGGTAAAGGCTGCCGCACCGGAAGGCGTGGAGGAAGTGGACCATCGCCCGCACCTCATTCTGCCGGGCCTGATTGATACCCATGTTCATTTCCCGCAGATGCAGGTCATTGCCTCCTACGCGGCCAACCTGCTGGAATGGCTGAATACTTACACTTTCCCGGAAGAATGCCGCTTCGTCGAAAGCGCCCACGCGGCCCGCATTGCCACGCATTTTTACGACGAATTCCTGCGGCAGGGCACCACGACCGCCGTCGCCTATTGCTCTGTTCACAAGGCATCTGCTGACGCCTTCTTCAGTGAGGCCACGAAGCGCAACATGCTGATGGTGGGCGGCAAGGTGATGATGGATCGCCACGCCCCTCAAGGTTTGCTGGATACGCCGCAGCTCGGCTATGATGAAACGCGTGCCGTGATCGAAGAATGGCACGGCAAGGGTCGAAATCACGTCGCCATCACGCCACGCTTTGCCATTACCTCGACACCAGAGCAGATGAGCGCCGCGCAGGCACTGGCGAAGGAATTTCCGGATCTGCATATCCAGACACATCTTTCGGAAAACCACGACGAAATCCGCTTTACCTGCGAGCTTTATCCGGACGCGACCGATTACACCGACATCTATGCCCGTTACGGCCTGCTGGGCAAGAAGACGCTGCTCGGCCACGCCATCCATCTCTCGGAACGCGAGGCGGATGTGCTGTCGGAAACCGGCTCCGTTGCGGTGCATTGCCCGACCTCGAACCTCTTCCTCGGCTCAGGTCTCTTTCCGCTGAAAGCCATCCGGCGTCGCGAGAAGCCCGTGCGCGTCGGCGTGGCAACCGATATCGGCGGCGGCTCAAGCTATTCGATGTTCAAGACCATGGATGAGGCCTACAAGATCCAGCAATTGCTGGGCGAGCGGCTGAACCCGCTGGAAAGCTTCCACCTGATGACGCGAGGCAACGCGGAAGCGCTTTCGCTTGTAGACCGCATCGGCACGCTGGATGAAGGCACCGATGCCGATTTGGTGGTCCTGAACGCCTCCGCGACACCGGCCATGCGGCTGCGCATGGAAACGGTCAACACTCTGCCGGAAGAGCTTTTCCTGCTGCAAACACTGGGTGACGACCGTTCCGTCGTGGAAACCTACGTGGCCGGAAAGCCGATGAAGCCTCTGGATTAG
- the puuE gene encoding allantoinase PuuE — protein MVAEPYPRDLIGYGRNIPDPKWPGGARIAVQFVINYEEGGESCILDGDPASENLLSEIVGAAAWPGQRNLNMESIYEYGSRAGFWRLHRLFTELNIPCTVYGVTLAMMRNPDAVAAMNEAGWEIASHGYRWHEYKDYPEELERQHILDAVRLHTEVAGERPYGMYQGKPSINTLRLVQEEGGFLYSSDSYADDLPFWVKGVDAKPFLIIPYTLDANDMRFATPQGFNSGDQFYTYLKDTFDALYQEGKDGAPKMMSVGLHCRLVGRPGRIAALRRFMEYVLEHKKVWIPKRIEIARHWHEHHKPDTI, from the coding sequence ATGGTGGCAGAACCCTATCCGCGTGATCTCATTGGTTACGGTCGCAATATTCCGGACCCGAAATGGCCGGGTGGTGCGCGTATCGCGGTCCAGTTTGTGATCAATTACGAGGAGGGTGGCGAAAGTTGCATTCTCGATGGTGATCCTGCATCGGAAAACCTGCTGTCGGAAATCGTCGGCGCGGCGGCATGGCCCGGGCAGCGCAATCTCAATATGGAAAGCATCTATGAATATGGTTCGCGCGCTGGCTTCTGGCGTCTGCACCGCCTGTTCACGGAGCTGAACATTCCCTGCACGGTCTATGGCGTGACGCTTGCGATGATGCGCAACCCGGATGCCGTGGCAGCCATGAACGAGGCGGGCTGGGAAATCGCGAGCCACGGCTATCGCTGGCATGAATACAAGGATTACCCGGAGGAGCTTGAGCGGCAGCATATCCTCGATGCGGTGCGCCTGCATACGGAGGTCGCTGGTGAGCGCCCCTATGGCATGTATCAGGGCAAGCCATCCATCAACACATTGCGACTGGTGCAGGAGGAGGGCGGTTTCCTCTATTCCTCCGACAGTTATGCGGACGATCTGCCCTTCTGGGTGAAGGGCGTGGATGCCAAGCCTTTCCTCATCATTCCCTACACGCTGGATGCCAATGACATGCGGTTTGCTACACCGCAGGGTTTCAATTCGGGCGACCAGTTCTATACTTACCTGAAGGACACGTTCGACGCGCTCTATCAGGAAGGCAAGGACGGCGCGCCCAAGATGATGTCCGTCGGTCTGCACTGCCGCCTCGTTGGCCGTCCGGGCCGTATCGCCGCGCTCAGGCGCTTCATGGAATATGTGCTCGAACACAAGAAGGTCTGGATTCCGAAGCGGATCGAGATTGCCCGCCATTGGCACGAGCACCACAAGCCGGACACGATCTGA
- a CDS encoding ureidoglycolate lyase — MSKILPIQPLTQAAFAPFGQVIEADPARMKFINGGNTERFHALAEAEVSGEDARVIINIFRGQPRPFPYALTMMERHPFGSQSFSPLNGRPYLVVVSEDEGGQPGEPQVFLARGDQGVNYRRNVWHHPLMTIGTVSDFLVVDRDGPDNNLEEFFYPQPYSISEPSL, encoded by the coding sequence ATGTCCAAAATCCTGCCGATCCAGCCGCTCACTCAAGCCGCATTTGCGCCGTTCGGTCAGGTGATCGAGGCCGATCCCGCCCGTATGAAGTTTATCAATGGCGGCAATACCGAGCGGTTTCATGCGCTCGCGGAAGCGGAGGTTTCAGGTGAAGATGCGCGTGTCATCATCAACATCTTCCGGGGCCAGCCTCGGCCGTTTCCCTATGCGCTGACGATGATGGAGCGCCACCCGTTCGGCAGCCAGAGTTTTTCGCCGCTGAACGGCAGGCCTTATCTGGTGGTTGTGTCGGAAGATGAAGGCGGCCAGCCCGGCGAACCACAGGTGTTTCTGGCGCGGGGCGACCAGGGCGTGAACTATCGCCGCAATGTCTGGCATCATCCGCTGATGACGATCGGCACGGTTTCCGATTTTCTGGTCGTGGACCGGGACGGACCGGACAACAATCTGGAAGAATTCTTTTATCCTCAGCCCTACAGCATCAGCGAGCCCAGTTTATGA